A single genomic interval of Pseudomonadota bacterium harbors:
- a CDS encoding fumarate hydratase, translated as MREIHVDDIVAAIEGLFIDANINLSDSVFEALNSAIGKEESPVGKEVLRELIKNANIAKEEHMPICQDTGLAVTFLEIGQDVHIHGGSLADAVNEGVRRAYKNGYLRKSCCDPFLRKNTGDNTPAIIHTSIVPGDRIKIVALPKGGGSENYGEVRMLVPSQGREGVKSFVLEMVKKGGPNPCPPIIVGVGIGGNFETSALLSKEALMVPIGRRNENPSIAELELEILNDINRTGVGPQGYGGTVTALDVHVKMMPCHIASLPVAVNIQCHAHRIKEVTI; from the coding sequence ATGAGAGAGATACATGTTGATGATATTGTAGCAGCCATAGAGGGTTTATTTATTGATGCGAATATAAATCTTTCCGATAGTGTTTTTGAGGCGCTCAATAGCGCAATAGGAAAGGAAGAATCTCCTGTCGGCAAAGAGGTTTTAAGGGAATTGATTAAAAATGCCAACATTGCGAAAGAGGAGCACATGCCAATCTGTCAGGATACAGGCCTTGCTGTGACCTTTTTAGAAATAGGACAGGATGTCCATATCCATGGCGGCTCGCTTGCTGACGCTGTCAATGAGGGGGTAAGAAGGGCATATAAAAATGGGTACTTAAGAAAGTCCTGTTGCGATCCATTTTTAAGAAAAAATACAGGTGACAACACCCCAGCTATCATCCATACAAGTATTGTACCCGGTGACCGGATAAAAATTGTTGCCTTACCCAAGGGTGGAGGAAGCGAAAACTATGGAGAGGTAAGGATGCTTGTACCTTCACAGGGCAGGGAAGGGGTTAAATCATTTGTCCTGGAGATGGTAAAGAAAGGCGGGCCAAATCCGTGTCCACCAATTATTGTAGGTGTTGGTATAGGGGGTAACTTTGAAACTTCTGCCCTTCTTTCAAAAGAAGCCCTTATGGTCCCTATAGGCAGGCGAAACGAAAACCCCTCTATAGCAGAACTTGAGCTGGAAATATTAAATGATATCAATAGAACAGGTGTGGGACCTCAGGGTTATGGTGGAACAGTGACAGCACTGGATGTGCATGTAAAGATGATGCCGTGTCATATAGCCTCACTTCCTGTTGCTGTGAACATTCAGTGCCATGCCCATAGGATTAAAGAAGTAACGATATAG